In Marinobacter sp. M3C, the genomic stretch GAGTCGCCCGCACTTGAGATTCGTATCGATCAAAACAGTTGCTCAACAATATATCCGGGCTATTCAGTGAGTTCGGGAAGAGCTTCTGAGCCAACGAACAGCTAAGGTCAGCCAGGTTTGAGGTCTCGAGGGTGAATACGGCACCGTTGCTCCTGTCGGCATACAACAATTGCGCAACGCACTACCCGGCTCCAGGGCTTTGGCAGCCAGATATTCTGGCATGGGCCAATCTCCGTCTCGACAAGGCCCAGCGACTGTCCGCAGTTGAATTCCTGGAGGATCTGTCCCGGAACACTATTGGCAAGGTATTGAAACGGGAGCTGCGAACTGCCTACCTGAAACAGTAGATATCTGCTAAATATTGAAAAAAGACAATCATATGATAAGCTAAAAAAATAATAGTTCGCCTTGCGGTCCAGAATACCGCAGTGCGGTTCAAAAAGAAAAAACCGACAACGACACAGCAGACACAACAATAAGAGGTAATACTATGAAAATCCTTACTCGCTATCGCAAAAAACTCGGTATTTATGCCACCGCCATTACACTCGGCGTTTCAGGCGCTCTGGTTGTCAGCCCCGCTGCCGCACAAGAGACCTTTACCTGGAAGGTGCAGTCTCACTATCCCAGCTCCAGCGTCTCGTATCAGGATAGCCTTGTACGCCTGAAGAATGTACTTGAGGAGCGCACAGATGGCCGCCTGAAACTCGAGCTTTACGAATCCGGCGCGCTGTTCAAGGCCCGGGAGACGTTTAAAGCCGTCAGTCGTGGCATTATCGAAATGGGTACCATCAACGCTTCGTACGCCCAGGATTCAGTCAGCCTTGCTGCCATTGCAGCAGGTCTGCCGTTTGCTTTCCAGAATGTCTGGGAAGCCGTCTATTTCCACGAGAACCTCGGATTCGAGCAGATGTTGCGGGACGAAGCAGCAGAACACGGCGTTTACTGGGCTACCGAAAAGGCCTATCCGACCGAGATGGTGATCAAGAAACCCATCAATAGCTGGGAGGACTTTACCCGCCTGAAGATTCGCTCCACCGGCTCGCTGCAGAGGTTTCTGTCCGAAGCCGGTGCGGCGGCGTCCTATGTTTCCGGCGGTGAACTCTATACCGCGCTGGATACCGGTGTTTTGGACGGTGCTCACTGGGGCGCAGCCCAGGGCGCTGCGAGCATGGGGCTTTATGAAGTGGCCAAGTACCACGTCAAGCCGAGCCTAACCATTGCCGGCACTGACGCCTTCCTCGTCAACCAGAAAGCCCTGGATAAACTGCCGGAAGACATGCAGCAGATCGTCAAGCAGGCGCTGAAAGAGAGTTTCTGGGTGCGCACCAACGAATACCTGTATCAAGAGCGCGTTGCTCTCGCTAAAGCGATTGCCGAAGACGGTGTCAAGATTAATACCTTGCCTGATGACGTCCGGGAGCGCCTGGTTAAGACCGCCCAGCGCATGTGGAAAGAAGAAGGCAAGCGCAGCGAAAGAACTCAGAAAGCCCTGGATATGCTGAATAGCTACCGGA encodes the following:
- the dctP gene encoding TRAP transporter substrate-binding protein DctP is translated as MKILTRYRKKLGIYATAITLGVSGALVVSPAAAQETFTWKVQSHYPSSSVSYQDSLVRLKNVLEERTDGRLKLELYESGALFKARETFKAVSRGIIEMGTINASYAQDSVSLAAIAAGLPFAFQNVWEAVYFHENLGFEQMLRDEAAEHGVYWATEKAYPTEMVIKKPINSWEDFTRLKIRSTGSLQRFLSEAGAAASYVSGGELYTALDTGVLDGAHWGAAQGAASMGLYEVAKYHVKPSLTIAGTDAFLVNQKALDKLPEDMQQIVKQALKESFWVRTNEYLYQERVALAKAIAEDGVKINTLPDDVRERLVKTAQRMWKEEGKRSERTQKALDMLNSYRTDLGYL